A section of the Corynebacterium auris genome encodes:
- a CDS encoding carboxymuconolactone decarboxylase family protein, producing MTHSRPQLRGEGFRSLLPMVKYSSQNTPEQYRHLVSLRASVLNDCRACITTHRRDARDDGWSHERILRTEDWTNHTDAFDDSETAALRLTDAVTHIDGEASVPDELWDRTVELFGEDGAHNLLVSILAINTFNRLSITTRTDPHSIKGTTDFDLDYSAH from the coding sequence ATGACCCATTCACGTCCCCAGCTCCGCGGCGAGGGGTTTCGCTCCCTGCTGCCCATGGTGAAGTACTCCTCGCAGAACACCCCCGAGCAGTACCGCCATCTGGTGTCCCTTCGCGCCTCCGTGCTCAACGACTGCCGGGCGTGCATCACCACCCACCGCCGCGACGCGCGCGACGATGGCTGGTCGCACGAGCGCATCCTGCGCACCGAGGACTGGACGAACCACACCGACGCCTTCGACGACTCGGAGACCGCCGCGCTGCGCCTGACGGACGCCGTCACGCACATCGACGGGGAGGCCTCCGTGCCGGACGAGCTCTGGGACCGCACCGTGGAGCTGTTCGGGGAGGACGGCGCGCACAACCTGCTGGTGAGCATCCTGGCGATCAACACGTTTAACCGGCTGAGCATCACCACCCGCACCGACCCGCACTCCATCAAGGGCACCACCGACTTCGACCTCGACTACAGCGCGCACTAA
- a CDS encoding formate dehydrogenase accessory sulfurtransferase FdhD codes for MGRITRNVAVTRVTRGDGRILTDTRAGSTSVEEPLEIRAGGRTLTTTMRTPGHDVELAHGWLYAEGLIASLHDVSTARYCAGAVGPEGRNTYNLLDIDLDTAPDSTARRAPTIPLQLAPPAPGAGSACGVSGEQTISELLHRVPSPGDSLALDPELVMGLPAALRAQQKPVRKTGGIHAAGAFGADGAALVVREDIDAHNAADKVVGHMLLEEQLPAVGTILVVTSRASFELAKKAAAAGFSALVAAGPASSLAVELARRAGVALAGDAGEEGFRLYAGELQEGRH; via the coding sequence ATGGGACGTATCACCCGCAACGTCGCCGTCACCCGCGTCACCCGCGGCGACGGCCGCATTCTCACCGACACCCGCGCCGGCTCGACCAGCGTCGAGGAGCCCCTCGAGATCAGGGCGGGCGGCCGCACACTCACCACGACCATGCGCACCCCGGGCCACGACGTCGAGCTCGCGCACGGCTGGCTCTACGCCGAGGGGCTCATCGCCTCGCTTCACGACGTCTCCACAGCGCGCTACTGCGCCGGTGCCGTCGGCCCCGAGGGGCGCAACACCTACAACCTCCTCGACATCGACCTCGATACCGCACCCGACTCCACCGCCCGCCGCGCCCCGACCATCCCACTCCAACTCGCGCCGCCGGCCCCCGGGGCGGGCTCCGCGTGCGGGGTCAGCGGCGAGCAGACCATCAGCGAGCTGCTCCACCGCGTCCCCTCCCCCGGAGATTCCCTCGCGCTCGACCCGGAGCTGGTGATGGGGCTGCCCGCGGCGCTGCGTGCGCAGCAGAAACCGGTGCGCAAAACCGGCGGGATCCACGCCGCCGGGGCCTTCGGTGCGGACGGCGCCGCGCTGGTAGTCAGGGAGGACATCGACGCCCACAACGCCGCCGACAAGGTCGTGGGCCACATGCTCCTCGAGGAGCAGCTGCCCGCCGTGGGCACGATCCTCGTCGTCACCTCGCGCGCGTCCTTCGAGCTGGCGAAGAAAGCGGCCGCGGCCGGGTTCTCCGCTCTCGTCGCCGCCGGCCCGGCGTCCTCGCTCGCGGTCGAGTTGGCCCGCCGGGCGGGCGTCGCGCTCGCCGGTGACGCGGGCGAGGAGGGGTTCCGCCTGTACGCGGGGGAGCTGCAGGAGGGGCGCCACTAA
- a CDS encoding DUF2786 domain-containing protein yields the protein MKDIDKIKEKVRKLLDHAADREGTPEGDSFYAKAFEYMAAYGFEERDLAKPDADDEVEHRSVEFVGAYTDKQAALLLALAAALHCTGFMMRTPNTTRAVSAVIFGARRHLDRVEMLYALLNPVMLAGARAHSSQGWHDTSTVVKRRSFMSGFAASVADKLGSAESKVARGDGRYALALVSDQRRAEEAQRAYVEAEGLVSRSSRSRGAFDGGAFNLGFRAGQNTDLGQTRVRQRPALPW from the coding sequence ATGAAAGACATCGACAAGATCAAGGAGAAGGTGCGCAAGCTGCTCGACCACGCGGCTGACCGCGAGGGCACGCCGGAGGGGGATTCCTTCTACGCCAAAGCCTTCGAGTACATGGCGGCCTACGGCTTCGAGGAGCGCGACCTGGCAAAACCCGACGCTGACGACGAGGTGGAGCACCGCAGCGTCGAGTTCGTGGGCGCGTACACGGACAAGCAGGCGGCGCTGCTGCTCGCGCTGGCCGCGGCCCTGCACTGCACGGGGTTCATGATGCGCACCCCGAACACCACGCGGGCGGTCTCGGCGGTGATCTTCGGGGCGCGGCGCCACCTCGACCGGGTGGAGATGCTGTACGCCCTGCTCAACCCGGTGATGCTCGCCGGGGCGCGCGCCCACTCCAGCCAGGGCTGGCACGACACCTCGACGGTGGTCAAGCGCCGCTCCTTCATGTCGGGCTTTGCCGCCTCGGTCGCCGACAAGCTCGGCTCGGCCGAGTCGAAAGTGGCGCGTGGCGACGGCCGCTACGCCCTCGCTCTCGTGAGCGACCAGCGCCGCGCGGAAGAGGCCCAGCGGGCCTACGTCGAGGCCGAGGGCCTGGTGTCTCGCTCCTCGCGCTCCCGCGGCGCCTTCGACGGGGGTGCGTTTAACCTGGGGTTTCGCGCCGGGCAGAACACGGATCTGGGGCAGACCAGGGTGCGTCAGCGCCCGGCGCTGCCGTGGTGA